One region of Candidatus Alcyoniella australis genomic DNA includes:
- a CDS encoding TetR/AcrR family transcriptional regulator has translation MSKAATSRKEREEQVQRAEFLVVAERLFATNGYHETKISDIAREAEYGVGTLYKLFENKQNLYQCLVEIKVDELHERIRYDVEQCSGVLQKIRTLIDSSLEVFDSHRQFLLIYLKEVLEANEPIKPVASEKMQGKIEEHKEFITQIFRDGVEQGLLRSHNAEDYTLALAGIVMKIIGSRVISGQPIDLQRDGDFIYEFFNHGALVDRACPAEG, from the coding sequence ATGAGCAAGGCGGCCACATCCAGAAAAGAGCGCGAGGAACAGGTCCAGCGCGCCGAGTTTTTGGTGGTTGCCGAGCGGCTGTTCGCGACCAATGGCTATCACGAGACCAAGATCTCGGACATCGCGCGCGAGGCCGAATACGGCGTGGGCACGCTGTACAAGCTGTTCGAGAACAAGCAAAACCTCTACCAGTGCCTGGTGGAGATCAAGGTGGACGAGCTGCACGAGCGGATCCGCTACGACGTGGAGCAATGCTCGGGCGTGCTGCAGAAGATCCGCACCTTGATCGACTCGTCGCTGGAGGTGTTCGATTCGCACCGCCAGTTCCTGTTGATTTACCTCAAGGAGGTGCTCGAGGCCAACGAGCCGATTAAACCGGTCGCCTCGGAGAAGATGCAGGGCAAGATAGAGGAGCACAAGGAATTCATCACGCAGATCTTCAGAGACGGCGTCGAACAGGGGCTGCTGCGCAGCCACAACGCTGAGGACTACACCCTGGCCCTGGCCGGGATCGTGATGAAGATCATTGGCAGCCGCGTGATCAGCGGCCAGCCGATCGACCTGCAGCGGGACGGCGATTTCATCTACGAGTTTTTCAATCACGGCGCCCTGGTCGACCGCGCTTGCCCGGCGGAGGGATGA